The following are encoded in a window of Streptomyces sp. 11x1 genomic DNA:
- a CDS encoding GntR family transcriptional regulator, producing MAYEVAAPKYVRLAQTLQRRIEDGTYPSGTRVPSENQLVQAFGMSRPTVVRALDLLKRDGWLESRQGYGTIVRGRPAVVEHKDRRGSEALTRDETQMPGRLVEVGQVPVPARVASVLGLPKRAKVLMRRFLVVEDGEPVELVSSYFPAGLVEGTDLESAQLLSGGTRAHLEARKKVRFDHVTERVSARLPERSEVELLELPNGVPVLSVLVVACDASGQALQVSDVLLPADRQELEDTYRLT from the coding sequence ATGGCGTATGAAGTGGCGGCACCGAAGTATGTGCGCCTCGCGCAGACGCTCCAGCGCCGCATTGAGGACGGCACCTATCCGTCCGGCACTCGGGTGCCCAGTGAGAATCAACTTGTGCAAGCCTTCGGGATGTCCCGACCAACCGTCGTCCGGGCACTGGACCTGCTCAAGCGTGACGGCTGGCTGGAGTCCCGACAGGGATACGGCACGATCGTCCGCGGGCGTCCGGCCGTCGTGGAGCACAAGGACCGCCGGGGGAGCGAAGCGCTCACACGTGATGAGACGCAGATGCCTGGGCGCCTGGTCGAGGTCGGTCAGGTTCCAGTTCCGGCGCGCGTCGCCTCCGTGCTCGGGTTGCCGAAGCGTGCCAAGGTCCTCATGCGTCGGTTCCTCGTCGTGGAGGACGGCGAACCCGTCGAGCTGGTCTCGTCGTACTTCCCCGCCGGCCTGGTTGAAGGCACCGATCTGGAGAGTGCGCAATTGTTGAGCGGCGGCACTCGTGCTCACCTTGAGGCGCGGAAGAAGGTTCGCTTCGACCACGTGACGGAACGCGTCTCGGCTCGGCTTCCGGAGCGGAGCGAGGTCGAACTTCTGGAGCTGCCGAACGGCGTGCCCGTCCTCAGCGTCCTGGTGGTCGCGTGCGACGCTTCCGGTCAGGCCCTGCAAGTCTCTGACGTGCTGCTGCCCGCTGATCGTCAGGAACTCGAAGACACTTACCGGCTCACCTGA